A single genomic interval of Bradyrhizobium sp. sBnM-33 harbors:
- a CDS encoding ribose-phosphate pyrophosphokinase codes for MAAKNGSIKLVAGNSNPALAQEIANWLHLPLTKAVVRRFADMEIFVEIQENVRGSDVYIIQSTSFPANDHLMELLIITDALRRASARRITAVVPYFGYARQDRKVGSRSPISAKLVANLITHAGVDRVMTLDLHAGQIQGFFDIPTDNLYASPVMVRDIKERFDLGNVMVVSPDVGGVVRARGLAKRINTPLAIIDKRRERAGESEVMNVIGDCAGYTCILIDDIVDSGGTLVNAADALIANGAKEVYAYISHGVLSGGAAARIASSKLKELVITDSILPTEAVNKAANIRTLSIAPLIAEAISRTASEESVSSLFD; via the coding sequence ATGGCGGCCAAAAACGGCTCAATCAAGCTGGTCGCCGGTAATTCCAATCCCGCGCTGGCCCAGGAAATCGCCAACTGGCTGCATCTGCCGCTGACCAAGGCGGTGGTCCGGCGCTTCGCCGACATGGAAATCTTCGTCGAAATCCAGGAAAACGTCCGCGGTTCGGACGTCTACATCATCCAGTCGACGTCGTTTCCGGCCAATGACCATCTGATGGAGCTCCTGATCATCACCGACGCGCTGCGCCGGGCCTCCGCCCGCCGCATCACCGCGGTGGTTCCCTATTTCGGCTATGCGCGGCAGGACCGAAAGGTCGGGTCGCGCTCGCCGATTTCGGCCAAACTCGTTGCCAACCTGATCACCCATGCCGGCGTCGACCGCGTGATGACGCTCGATTTGCACGCCGGGCAGATCCAGGGCTTCTTCGACATCCCGACCGACAATCTCTACGCTTCGCCGGTGATGGTGCGCGACATCAAGGAGCGCTTCGACCTCGGCAATGTGATGGTGGTGTCGCCCGACGTCGGCGGCGTCGTGCGCGCCCGCGGACTGGCCAAGCGCATCAACACGCCGCTCGCCATCATCGACAAGCGCCGCGAGCGCGCCGGTGAATCCGAAGTCATGAACGTGATCGGCGACTGCGCCGGCTACACCTGCATCCTGATCGACGACATCGTCGATTCCGGCGGCACGCTGGTGAACGCGGCCGACGCTCTGATCGCCAACGGCGCCAAGGAAGTCTACGCCTATATCAGCCACGGCGTGCTCTCAGGCGGCGCTGCCGCGCGCATCGCCTCGTCGAAGCTGAAAGAGCTCGTCATCACCGACTCGATCCTTCCGACGGAAGCGGTCAACAAGGCCGCCAACATCCGCACGCTGTCGATCGCGCCCCTGATCGCCGAAGCGATCAGCCGCACCGCGTCGGAAGAATCGGTGTCGAGCCTGTTCGACTGA